The nucleotide sequence CATCAGTCTGGGTGCGTATTAATGCTCCGGAGCACTCTGAACATGCCGCTGACATCGCCTTTTGTCAGCAGCAATCGGGCGTCGCCGGAGTTTTGCTGCCGAAGGCCGAAAGTGGGGCGCAGGTCGCCGCGGTTGCCGTCATAGACAAACCGATATGGCCGATCATCGAAAGTGCGCGCGGGATTTTAAAACTCGCTGAAATTGCTGCAGGACAGTGCGTTCAACGATTGGCGTTTGGTGCATTGGATTATGGGTTGGATCTGAACCTCAAGATTGACTCACCCTCAGCTCAGTTCGTACTCGACCAAGCACGCGTTGATCTGTTGCTCCATTCACGGGAATCCAAATTGCTAGCGCCGCTGGACGGTGTTTACCCAAGCATCGATGACTTCGAGGGTTTGCACGAAGCTATCTGCCACGCCTATGACATGGGCTTCGCTGGCGCTATGTGTATCCACCCCAAGCAAATCTCAGTGATCCATCGGGCAATGGCTCCGACTGCGGAAATGATGGCTTGGGCACAACGGGTCGTTGATGCCAGCACACACGGTCGCGGCGCCTTTCAAATCGATGGGCAGATGGTCGACGCGCCAGTGTTAATCCGTGCACAGCGGATACTCGCCACGGCTCCAATTAATCCAAATGCTCATCGATAAAGACGAGATTTTCTTAAGTATCCGGTCTTATGTACCCAGCTCGCAGAGGCAGAGCCGAGCGCATATGACCTGTTTTAAACTTGAAAAGCTGACCACATTCATAAGCTCAGTGACGCTTACATCTTTGACCTGATCCTTTCCGAGACCAACGCTGCAAGCATATCCAGCCGTCCAGTGAAAAAATGATCCGCACCAGGTACAACTCTAATCGACGCGTTACTCCGCTCAGCCCACCGAAAAGCTTGCGACAGTGGAGCGTTCTCGTCCAACTCCCCGTGTATCAAGCATGCTCCATTGACTACCGGGGTTGCGTATTGTCGCTTGCCTGGTACCTCGCCACTCGGAAGGCCACAGAGAATGACGTCATGACTGGGTAGAGATTCCTGCGTCAAGGCCTGTTCTACCCGTGCAGCAATAAAGGCACCAAAGGAAAACCCCATCAAAATGAAGGGTAGCCGCCCCTCCCTTTCGCGCAGCAGTTTGGTCAGATCTATGATGTCCTGAGTTTCAAGAACTCCACCATCATATTTACCTGATGATTCCCCTATTCCTCGGAAATTTGGACGATAGACACTCACGCCTAGCGCGTTCGCAGCACGCATCATCGTAAAGGGTACTTTGTGATTAGCATTACCCCCCAGTAACGCATGTCAGATATGTTGATAAGCTTCACAAATCACTGATCTCACGACTGCGGAAATTCGATACTTTTCCCACGAAACTCTCAGCCGTCTCCATTGAGTCCATTGACCGACTCAATGGTCTCCAGAGCGCTATAGCCTTTCAATACGCAAAAGTTCTCGAGCACGCTACAACTGCCTTTGGCAGCGACTGATACCGAACTGGCCGCCAGAGCAACCCAGGCGCTCAGGTTGAAAGTTTCTCTCAGCCATCTTGCAGAATCAGGTCGGCCCCCTTCTCCGCCACCATCAATACTGCAGCGTGAGTATTGCCGGAAGTTACGTTTGGAAAAATGGATGCATCAACGATCCGCAATCCATCGATGCCGTGCACTTTCAGACGATTATCGACGACCGAATGCTCTTCGTCCGAGCCCATCGAGCACGACCCGCACAGGTGATAGATCGACCCGCTGTTCTCACGAAAATACTGCAACATCTTTTCATCGGTGTCGACGGCCGGGCCCGGCAGCACTTCTTCGACAGTGATACTTTTCA is from Pseudomonas mucidolens and encodes:
- a CDS encoding HpcH/HpaI aldolase/citrate lyase family protein, yielding MSGSTIRSALFVPGSRPERFSKALAAGADVVIVDFEDAVEESLKRQARDNLVAFLQTETQASVWVRINAPEHSEHAADIAFCQQQSGVAGVLLPKAESGAQVAAVAVIDKPIWPIIESARGILKLAEIAAGQCVQRLAFGALDYGLDLNLKIDSPSAQFVLDQARVDLLLHSRESKLLAPLDGVYPSIDDFEGLHEAICHAYDMGFAGAMCIHPKQISVIHRAMAPTAEMMAWAQRVVDASTHGRGAFQIDGQMVDAPVLIRAQRILATAPINPNAHR
- a CDS encoding alpha/beta fold hydrolase, with amino-acid sequence MMRAANALGVSVYRPNFRGIGESSGKYDGGVLETQDIIDLTKLLREREGRLPFILMGFSFGAFIAARVEQALTQESLPSHDVILCGLPSGEVPGKRQYATPVVNGACLIHGELDENAPLSQAFRWAERSNASIRVVPGADHFFTGRLDMLAALVSERIRSKM